A genomic segment from Corylus avellana chromosome ca5, CavTom2PMs-1.0 encodes:
- the LOC132180856 gene encoding AAA-ATPase At3g28510-like codes for MTPKDMFANLGSIIASLMFAWAMFKQYFPYQLQMSIEKYSQRVLLFVYPYIQIRFNELSGERFFSRSQAYTAIQTYLSSSSSTHAKKLKADIAKNSQSLALSMDDHEEVADEFQGVKLWWASGKDISKSPSFWNLEEKRYYKLTFHKRHRDLILGSYLDHVLKEAKAMEVRNRQRKLYTNSGTNWSHVMLKHPAKFETIAMDPEKKKEIMDDLIAFSKGEEFYERVGRAWKRGYLLYGPPGTGKSSMIAAMANLLGYDLYDLELTSVKNNTDLRKLLMEVPNKSIIVIEDIDCSLDLTGQRKTKKKKEKDEAEEKKDPKQKPEKEEKETEASQVTLSGLLNFIDGLWSASGGERLIVFTTNYVEKLDPALVRGGRMDKHIELSYCRFEAFKGLAKNYLQIESHPLFGRIRELLEEANMCPADVAEHLMPKPTSGDPKFSLESLIKGLEKAKEEARLKAEEEARLKAEEEAKKIEQPTKEEAKKVEQPAKAVTENGEAKLLDARATENGNTSS; via the coding sequence ATGACACCAAAAGACATGTTCGCTAATCTAGGATCCATCATTGCCAGTTTGATGTTTGCGTGGGCTATGTTTAAGCAGTACTTTCCGTATCAGCTCCAAATGAGCATCGAGAAATACTCTCAAAGAGTGCTCTTGTTCGTTTACCCTTACATCCAAATCAGGTTCAACGAGCTCTCAGGAGAGCGTTTCTTCTCTCGGAGCCAAGCTTACACTGCCATCCAAACCTACCTCAGTTCCAGCTCCTCTACGCATGCAAAGAAGCTCAAGGCCGACATAGCCAAAAACAGCCAGTCTCTTGCTCTTAGCATGGATGACCATGAAGAGGTGGCTGATGAGTTTCAAGGAGTCAAACTCTGGTGGGCTTCTGGGAAAGATATTTCCAAATCACCCTCGTTTTGGAACCTGGAGGAGAAAAGATACTACAAGCTCACTTTCCATAAACGACACAGAGATCTCATTCTCGGGTCATACCTTGATCACGTCCTGAAAGAGGCTAAGGCCATGGAGGTGAGAAACCGCCAAAGAAAGCTTTACACCAACAGCGGGACGAATTGGAGCCACGTCATGTTGAAGCACCCGGCGAAGTTCGAGACAATCGCAATGGATcctgagaagaagaaagaaattatgGACGACCTCATCGCGTTCAGCAAGGGGGAAGAGTTTTATGAAAGAGTTGGAAGGGCTTGGAAGAGAGGTTATCTCCTCTATGGCCCTCCTGGAACAGGCAAGTCCTCCATGATTGCTGCCATGGCTAATCTTTTGGGCTATGACCTTTATGATCTTGAATTGACTTCGGTGAAGAATAACACTGATCTGAGGAAGCTGTTGATGGAAGTGCCAAACAAGTCTATTATTGTGATTGAGGACATTGACTGTTCACTTGATCTCACCGGTCAAAggaagacgaagaagaaaaaggagaaagatgaagcagaagaaaagaaggatcCGAAACAAAAAccggaaaaagaagagaaggaaacgGAAGCAAGCCAGGTTACTCTTTCTGGGCTTTTGAATTTTATCGATGGGCTTTGGTCAGCAAGTGGCGGGGAAAGGCTGATTGTcttcaccactaattatgtgGAGAAACTCGATCCAGCACTGGTTCGAGGCGGACGGATGGATAAGCACATTGAATTGTCCTACTGCAGGTTTGAAGCCTTCAAGGGGTTGGCTAAGAATTATCTTCAAATTGAATCTCACCCTTTGTTTGGCAGAATCCGTGAGTTGTTGGAAGAAGCAAATATGTGTCCAGCCGATGTTGCGGAGCATTTGATGCCCAAGCCAACTTCAGGGGATCCAAAATTCTCCTTGGAGAGTCTGATCAAAGGTCTTGAAAAGGcgaaagaagaagcaaggttgAAAGCCGAGGAAGAAGCAAGGTTGAAAGCAGAGGAAGAAGCAAAAAAGATTGAACAACCAaccaaagaagaagcaaaaaaggTTGAACAACCAGCCAAAGCTGTTACCGAAAATGGGGAGGCCAAGCTTCTTGACGCACGTGCGACGGAAAATGGGAATACCAGTAgctga
- the LOC132182571 gene encoding AAA-ATPase At3g28510-like → MEAKDMFGNLGSIIASLMFVWAMFQQYVPYQLQHNIEKYCQILVRFAYPYIQIRFDELTGDYDIFRSEAYTAIQTYLSSRSSTQAKMLKADIAKNSQSLALRMDDHEEVADEFKGVKLWWASGKEVSNTPSWWTPEEKRYYRLTCHKQHRDLILGPYLDHVLKEAKAMEVRNRQRKLYTNNGTTWSHVMLKHPAKFQTLAMDPEKKKEIMDDLIEFSKAEEFYERVGRAWKRGYLLYGPPGTGKSSMIAAMANLLSYDLYDLELTSVKNNTDLRKLLMEVSSKSIIVIEDIDCSLDLTGQRKTKKKKEKDEEEEKKDPKQKKEKEEKETEASKVTLSGLLNFIDGLWSACGGERLIVFTTNYMEKLDPALIRSGRMDKHIELSYCRFEAFKGLAKNYLKIESHPLFGRIRELLEEANLSPADVAEHLMPKKASGDPTFSLESLIKGLEKAKEEARLKAEEEARLKAKEEAKKIEQPAKEEAKKVEQPAKEEAKHEDKAVTENGEAKLLDARATENGKTSH, encoded by the coding sequence atGGAAGCAAAAGACATGTTTGGTAATCTAGGATCCATAATTGCCAGCTTGATGTTTGTGTGGGCAATGTTTCAGCAATACGTTCCTTATCAGCTCCAACACAACATCGAAAAATACTGTCAAATATTGGTGAGGTTCGCTTACCCTTACATCCAGATTAGGTTCGATGAGCTCACTGGAGACTATGATATCTTCCGGAGTGAAGCTTATACTGCCATCCAAACCTACCTCAGCTCCAGGTCCTCTACGCAGGCAAAGATGCTCAAGGCCGACATAGCTAAAAACAGCCAATCTCTTGCTCTTCGCATGGATGACCATGAAGAGGTTGCTGATGAGTTTAAAGGAGTCAAACTCTGGTGGGCTTCTGGGAAGGAAGTTTCCAATACACCCTCATGGTGGACCCCGGAGGAGAAGAGGTACTACAGGCTCACTTGCCACAAACAACACAGAGATCTCATTCTCGGGCCGTACCTTGATCACGTCCTGAAAGAGGCTAAGGCCATGGAGGTGAGAAACCGCCAAAGAAAGCTCTACACCAACAACGGGACCACTTGGAGCCACGTCATGTTGAAGCACCCGGCGAAGTTCCAGACACTCGCAATGGATcctgagaagaagaaagaaattatgGACGACCTCATAGAATTCAGCAAGGCGGAAGAGTTTTATGAAAGAGTTGGGAGGGCTTGGAAGAGAGGTTATCTCCTCTATGGCCCTCCAGGAACAGGCAAGTCCTCCATGATTGCTGCCATGGCCAATCTTTTGAGCTATGACCTTTATGATCTTGAATTGACTTCGGTGAAGAATAACACTGATCTGAGGAAGCTATTAATGGAAGTATCAAGCAAGTCTATTATTGTGATTGAGGACATTGACTGTTCACTTGATCTCACCGGTCAAaggaagacaaagaagaaaaaggagaaagatgaagaggaagaaaagaaggatccgaaacaaaaaaaggaaaaagaagagaaggaaacgGAAGCAAGCAAGGTTACTCTTTCTGGGCTGCTGAATTTTATTGATGGGCTTTGGTCAGCTTGTGGCGGGGAAAGACTGATTGTCTTCACAACAAATTATATGGAGAAACTCGACCCAGCACTGATTCGAAGCGGGCGGATGGATAAGCACATTGAATTGTCCTACTGCAGGTTTGAAGCGTTCAAGGGGCTGGCTAAGAATTATCTTAAAATTGAATCTCACCCTTTGTTTGGCAGAATACGTGAGTTGTTGGAAGAAGCAAATTTGTCTCCAGCCGATGTTGCGGAGCATTTGATGCCCAAGAAAGCTTCAGGGGATCCAACATTCTCCTTGGAGAGCCTGATCAAAGGTCTTGAAAAGGCGAAAGAAGAAGCAAGATTGAAAGCCGAGGAAGAAGCAAGGTTGAAAGCCAAGGAAGAAGCAAAAAAGATTGAACAACCGgccaaagaagaagcaaaaaaggTTGAACAACCGgccaaagaagaagcaaaacacGAAGATAAAGCTGTTACCGAAAATGGGGAGGCAAAACTTCTTGACGCACGTGCGACCGAAAATGGGAAAACCAGTCATTAg